The Desulfovibrio intestinalis DNA segment CCAACTGGACATAGCGGGCCACACGCATGCGCTCAAGGCCTGTCAGATTACGAAAACGTCCTTCAAGAATGGCCGTCAGGCGTGTGCCTGCCACGCGGGCCACGTCTTCATCCGTGGGCAGCGGCATGGGGATAAGACCAATCTTGTAATGCTTGGCAATGCGGTCAAGCTCCATACGCTGCATGACGTCCACCAGAGAAATCACTGTGCCAGCGGCTCCGGCGCGTCCGGTACGTCCGGCGCGGTGGATGTAGCTTTCGTGGTCTTCGGGCGGCTCATAAAGAAAAACGTGCGACAACTCGGGGATGTCAATGCCGCGCGCGGCAACGTCCGTAGCGACCAGATACTGCAGCTTGCCCTGGCGTATCTTTTCCAGCACAGCTTCACGCCGGGACTGGGAAAGGTCGGCGGAAAGCTCATCGGCGCTGTAGCCAAAGCCCTGCAACACCCCGGTCACATAGTGCACGTTGGACTTGGTGTTACAAAAAATGATGGCCGAAGCGGGATTTTCCGTCTCCAGCAGGCGTACCAGGGCGCGGTCCTTGTCCATGGGCTTTACTTCGCAAAAAAGATGCTGCACTTCGGCCACATGCACTTCTTTTTGCGAAAGAGAGAGCATGGCTGGCGCGGACATGAACTCCCCGGCCAGTTTAAGCACATGCGGCGGATACGTGGCCGAGAACAAGCAGGTATGAATGGCCCGCCTGGGCAGGTAGCGCTGTATCTCCTTCATGTCCGGGTAAAAACCGATGGAAAGCATGCGGTCGGCCTCGTCGAAGACCAGTTCGCGCAGGTCTTTGAGGTCCAGGGTACGGCGCAGCAGATGGTCCAGCACACGGCCAGGGGTGCCCACGATAAGCTGCGCCCCTTCACGCAGGGCGTCCATCTGTTTTTTGTAGCCCACGCCGCCGTAAACGGCGGCGGTGACGATGCCCGTGCCCTCAAACAGCACCGCGGCCTCACGCTCAACCTGCACGGCCAGTTCCCGCGTAGGGGCCAGCACAAGCGCCTGCGGAGCCTTGAGGTCTGCAGACAGGCGGGGCAGCATGGGCAAAAGATAGCAGCCGGTTTTACCGCTGCCCGTGCGCGACTGCACCATAATGTCGCGCCCTTCAAGCAAATAGGGGAATGCCAGAGACTGAACAGGCATAAGCCCCTGCCAGCCCGCGCGTGCGCAAGCTTCGCGCATGCCTTCGGGCAGATCGGCCATAGTCACTCGCGGCAATGCGTCTTCGGGCTCGCTGACGGATATGCCGCTAAGCGGGGTATCCGCAACGTCTGCTGACGTATTTTCCACTGTTGTGACGGCGGCGTCCGGATCGGAGGGTGATTGATGTTCAGACATGTATTTATCCCGGCGGCATGCCGCCTTTAAATATGATTTCGCTAACGTATGAGCATGCCATAGCGCGATTAATTGCGCAAGTTACCTTGAATCACGCCGTACTGCGGGGGTGCACAGCGGGGCTGCCCCCACACCCTTTCGCTGGTTGTGAGCAAAAAATCATCACATGGGCAAACGAAACAGGGCCGCACCCCGGCAGCACACGCCTGCTGCGCAACGCAAATCTTGCGGCTGCCGCAACAGGCTT contains these protein-coding regions:
- a CDS encoding DEAD/DEAH box helicase; this translates as MSEHQSPSDPDAAVTTVENTSADVADTPLSGISVSEPEDALPRVTMADLPEGMREACARAGWQGLMPVQSLAFPYLLEGRDIMVQSRTGSGKTGCYLLPMLPRLSADLKAPQALVLAPTRELAVQVEREAAVLFEGTGIVTAAVYGGVGYKKQMDALREGAQLIVGTPGRVLDHLLRRTLDLKDLRELVFDEADRMLSIGFYPDMKEIQRYLPRRAIHTCLFSATYPPHVLKLAGEFMSAPAMLSLSQKEVHVAEVQHLFCEVKPMDKDRALVRLLETENPASAIIFCNTKSNVHYVTGVLQGFGYSADELSADLSQSRREAVLEKIRQGKLQYLVATDVAARGIDIPELSHVFLYEPPEDHESYIHRAGRTGRAGAAGTVISLVDVMQRMELDRIAKHYKIGLIPMPLPTDEDVARVAGTRLTAILEGRFRNLTGLERMRVARYVQLARELAAEGDGEDSTLLLAMLLDSAHQESLRESRFPDQSSPSPARQSEGARHSSGRGGSGRNGRNSKGGNGGNGGKSANGEQSDCNGTASGENAEARSGKRRRSPRRRDGQQGRDAGDTAPRNVQSKTDTAE